One Paenibacillus sp. FSL H7-0737 DNA segment encodes these proteins:
- the gdhA gene encoding NADP-specific glutamate dehydrogenase, with amino-acid sequence MSSVSSQQLDTNSNKAHRYIEDVYAQVVARNPFEPEFHQAVKEILESLLPILAAEPKYQENAILERLVEPERLIMFRVPWTDDQGKVRVNRGYRVQFSSAIGPYKGGLRFHPSVNASIIKFLGFEQIFKNALTGQHIGGGKGGSDFDPKGKSEGEIMRFAQSFMTELQNYIGPDQDVPAGDIGVGGREIGYMYGQYKRIRGGYPAGVLTGKGIGYGGSQARTEATGYGTVYFVNEMLKAKGLSFEGSRVVVSGSGNVAIYAIEKAVQLGATVVACSDSAGYIYDENGINLETVRRLKEVERKRISEYVNEHPNAVYTEDSTQIWTIPCDIALPSATQNEIDEAMALKLIENGVKAVGEGANMPSTLEAIHQFQQAGVLFAPAKAANAGGVAVSALEMAQNSMRMSWSFEEVDTKLHEIMVSIYQQSVDASEQYGQSGNLVAGANIAGFKKVADAMLAEGVI; translated from the coding sequence ATGAGCTCTGTATCTTCCCAGCAATTAGACACAAACAGCAACAAGGCACATCGTTATATCGAAGACGTATACGCACAGGTTGTTGCGCGTAATCCTTTCGAGCCCGAATTCCATCAGGCTGTAAAGGAAATCCTTGAATCTTTGCTTCCAATCCTGGCTGCTGAACCTAAGTATCAGGAAAATGCCATTCTGGAAAGATTGGTTGAGCCAGAACGTTTGATTATGTTCCGTGTTCCTTGGACAGATGATCAAGGCAAGGTCAGAGTTAACCGTGGATATCGTGTACAGTTCAGCAGTGCCATTGGACCTTACAAAGGTGGACTTCGCTTTCACCCTTCCGTTAATGCTAGTATTATCAAATTCCTCGGCTTCGAGCAAATCTTCAAAAACGCTCTTACCGGCCAACACATCGGCGGAGGTAAAGGCGGATCCGACTTTGATCCTAAAGGAAAATCCGAAGGCGAAATCATGCGTTTTGCACAAAGCTTCATGACTGAATTGCAAAATTACATCGGTCCTGACCAAGACGTTCCTGCAGGAGATATCGGTGTAGGTGGTCGTGAGATTGGTTACATGTACGGACAATACAAGCGGATCCGCGGAGGATATCCGGCTGGCGTATTGACTGGTAAAGGTATTGGTTACGGTGGAAGTCAGGCTCGGACAGAGGCTACTGGTTACGGTACAGTTTATTTCGTAAACGAGATGCTGAAAGCAAAAGGCCTTTCCTTTGAAGGAAGTCGCGTTGTTGTTTCCGGTTCTGGTAACGTAGCGATCTATGCGATTGAAAAAGCTGTACAGCTAGGTGCAACAGTCGTAGCTTGTAGTGACTCCGCTGGATATATCTATGACGAAAACGGCATTAACCTCGAAACTGTCCGCCGCCTGAAAGAAGTCGAAAGAAAACGGATAAGTGAATATGTGAATGAACACCCTAACGCAGTGTATACCGAAGATTCCACACAAATTTGGACTATTCCTTGTGATATCGCCCTTCCGAGTGCTACTCAGAATGAGATTGATGAAGCTATGGCTTTGAAACTGATTGAGAATGGTGTTAAAGCAGTAGGCGAAGGCGCCAACATGCCATCCACCCTTGAAGCTATTCACCAGTTCCAACAAGCTGGCGTGCTATTCGCGCCTGCCAAAGCTGCTAATGCTGGCGGTGTAGCTGTATCTGCGCTTGAAATGGCCCAAAACAGCATGCGTATGTCCTGGAGCTTTGAAGAAGTTGATACGAAGCTGCATGAGATCATGGTTTCCATCTATCAACAGTCTGTAGATGCATCCGAGCAGTATGGACAGTCCGGCAACCTCGTTGCAGGAGCGAACATCGCTGGATTCAAAAAAGTAGCCGATGCTATGTTGGCTGAAGGCGTAATCTAA
- a CDS encoding HAD family hydrolase, with protein sequence MYQTYIFDLYGTLIDIETDEEQSEVWERLALHFGYQGLSISGSELQERFLRERDLQLGEAARSCEYPDFVMEEVFRSVVRQLGGEPDQAWLYETVRWLRTLSMVHISLYEGVTEILQTLRERGKKVFLLSNGQKTFIEAELTMLGIIHLFDGIAISSEAGVSKPDPLFYRYLVERYGADLSSAIMIGNDPRTDIEGALKAGIDSCYIHTASSPSDMVVKSTYSIWDGGLRQIPGWNS encoded by the coding sequence ATGTATCAGACTTATATTTTCGATCTGTACGGTACACTGATTGATATTGAGACAGATGAGGAGCAATCTGAGGTATGGGAAAGGTTAGCTCTCCATTTCGGATATCAGGGACTCTCTATATCAGGTAGTGAACTGCAAGAACGGTTTTTGCGGGAGCGGGATCTTCAACTTGGTGAAGCCGCACGGAGCTGCGAGTATCCGGATTTCGTAATGGAGGAAGTGTTTCGGTCTGTGGTCCGTCAATTAGGTGGAGAACCGGATCAAGCGTGGTTATATGAAACCGTGAGGTGGCTACGGACGTTATCAATGGTCCATATCTCTCTATATGAGGGTGTGACTGAAATTCTACAAACGTTAAGAGAACGTGGCAAAAAAGTATTCTTGCTCTCCAACGGGCAGAAGACATTTATTGAGGCAGAGTTAACTATGCTCGGAATCATACATCTATTTGATGGCATTGCGATCTCTTCGGAAGCAGGGGTGAGCAAGCCTGATCCGCTATTTTATCGCTATTTAGTTGAAAGGTATGGAGCGGATTTGAGCTCAGCCATTATGATTGGAAATGATCCTCGTACGGATATTGAGGGTGCTCTGAAGGCAGGGATTGATTCCTGTTACATTCACACGGCTTCTTCACCGTCCGATATGGTTGTGAAGAGTACGTACTCTATATGGGATGGTGGTTTGCGGCAAATCCCAGGTTGGAACTCATAG
- a CDS encoding DUF2339 domain-containing protein, which yields MESFKDRLRFMKVQQDGIIKEYEALIAEYESHDLVNENEHLKKQYEKHKLALVELKTQVGKLQEENTELKVTLTEQILDEKLGILSLSRQKLQTYFASKSLAHTDRLTDFEMDTKRHIQRLYQTAARQLGEDKAELSSRLGALSAELNERVLAQRQRLRESEIALNSRMDNGLHDFASEEISEEVLERRRKQNQIEMKIGLGWINKLGILLLILAVGAAFRYSYSNWFTGYMKGGAFFLLGLLMLGGGEWLYRKGKGTFALGLLGGGISVLYGSIFYSYFLLDIISIYVGLSLSVLVTLTAVLLSLRYESRSICALGLVGGYLPLYSYLGAFGLSGNAVYVAMGYLFLLNLFILLISFRKRWNVVNYISYLFNTPSMLILIALSDSNGMNMIYAVLTFAMYLGITLWYPFKYRSKLSWWDFSLLGCNTFISCLTLYLLFLDAGLKDYNGALALLFCLLYLGLGRGLEKLMPQEKESMLLFYATSLTFGILMIPFQFGAAWWSIGWLVEGVVLTLFGNLNRFKGMERAGWGILTLCLAVFFGLNVPMQLSIANEWLNSADVYFPLKYVFITAGMLIIAVWYAVQHNRKDVLQRSEPYEITLALWFKYAALLNFWIYGLYESRRLYRLAVPEDFSHRTFYNLLLSALLTIILAYVLPKVKVLYDTIVKYFVRLLFGIGYAICLVITVGLPSLQNELARNTGADYIALGVLIIFNIFVWFSGRDLLITLLKREYKSMEIYPVFMGVYLLGIITAFLGVQLQLSDAGLIFSLVYLLIAVLFIMYGFRKRYVYIRRFGLGLTLLATGKLLLYDLGLLNTGSKIIAYASFGICLLGISYLYQKVSNKMEEGQAATENVTKG from the coding sequence ATGGAGTCATTCAAAGATCGACTTAGATTCATGAAGGTCCAGCAGGACGGGATTATTAAGGAATATGAAGCTCTGATCGCGGAATATGAAAGTCACGATCTGGTCAACGAGAATGAACACTTAAAGAAGCAATATGAGAAACATAAGCTTGCTTTAGTGGAGTTAAAGACTCAGGTGGGGAAGCTTCAAGAAGAGAATACAGAGCTAAAAGTTACGCTAACGGAACAAATTTTAGATGAGAAGCTTGGCATTCTTAGTCTGTCCAGACAGAAGCTACAGACTTATTTTGCCTCTAAAAGCCTTGCCCATACGGACCGGCTGACGGATTTTGAGATGGACACAAAGCGTCATATTCAGCGGTTGTACCAAACAGCCGCGAGGCAGCTCGGTGAGGATAAAGCGGAGTTATCCAGTCGACTTGGAGCGTTATCGGCGGAGTTAAATGAGCGTGTACTAGCGCAGCGACAAAGACTGAGGGAATCCGAAATTGCTCTGAACTCCAGAATGGATAACGGATTACATGATTTTGCCTCAGAAGAGATCAGTGAAGAAGTATTGGAGCGTCGAAGAAAACAAAATCAGATCGAAATGAAAATTGGACTAGGCTGGATTAACAAGCTTGGGATCTTGTTGCTGATCTTGGCCGTGGGAGCGGCATTCAGATACTCCTATTCCAATTGGTTCACCGGTTATATGAAGGGAGGCGCCTTTTTCCTACTGGGTTTACTGATGTTAGGGGGCGGGGAGTGGCTCTACCGGAAAGGAAAAGGGACGTTCGCTTTAGGGCTACTTGGCGGCGGGATTTCAGTGCTGTACGGCTCTATTTTCTATAGCTATTTTTTACTGGATATTATCAGTATTTATGTAGGGCTGTCCTTATCCGTGCTCGTCACTTTGACTGCGGTGCTCCTGTCTTTAAGGTATGAATCACGAAGTATTTGTGCTTTGGGCTTAGTCGGAGGGTACCTGCCACTATATTCTTATCTTGGGGCTTTCGGGCTTTCAGGCAACGCAGTTTATGTGGCAATGGGCTACTTGTTTCTTCTAAATTTATTCATTCTACTAATCTCCTTCCGCAAACGCTGGAACGTGGTCAATTACATCAGCTACTTATTTAATACACCCTCCATGCTGATATTAATAGCGTTATCGGATAGCAACGGAATGAATATGATTTATGCGGTGCTGACTTTTGCGATGTATTTGGGCATTACGTTATGGTACCCGTTCAAGTATCGCTCCAAGTTGTCTTGGTGGGATTTCTCTCTACTGGGATGCAACACGTTTATTAGCTGTCTTACCTTGTATCTTCTATTTCTGGATGCAGGGCTCAAGGATTACAATGGTGCGCTGGCGCTGCTCTTCTGTCTGCTGTATCTAGGGCTTGGACGAGGGCTTGAAAAACTGATGCCACAAGAAAAAGAAAGCATGCTGCTGTTCTACGCTACTTCGCTGACCTTTGGTATTCTGATGATTCCGTTCCAATTTGGAGCGGCTTGGTGGTCCATTGGCTGGTTGGTTGAAGGCGTTGTGCTTACCTTGTTTGGTAATCTGAATCGGTTTAAAGGGATGGAAAGGGCAGGCTGGGGGATTTTAACGCTTTGCCTTGCGGTGTTCTTCGGATTAAATGTACCCATGCAGCTCAGTATAGCCAATGAATGGTTGAATTCCGCAGACGTCTATTTTCCGCTAAAATATGTCTTCATTACTGCAGGCATGCTGATCATTGCCGTATGGTACGCTGTTCAGCATAATCGAAAGGATGTCCTACAGCGCAGTGAGCCTTACGAAATCACCTTAGCCCTGTGGTTTAAATACGCGGCATTATTGAATTTCTGGATCTATGGTTTGTATGAATCGAGAAGACTGTATCGTCTGGCTGTACCGGAGGATTTCTCGCATAGAACCTTCTATAATTTGCTGCTGTCCGCTCTGTTAACTATTATTCTGGCCTATGTATTGCCAAAGGTGAAGGTGCTTTATGACACGATTGTTAAGTATTTTGTGAGACTTCTCTTTGGGATCGGCTACGCTATTTGTTTGGTGATTACAGTAGGCTTGCCAAGCCTGCAGAATGAGCTTGCACGTAATACCGGGGCTGATTATATCGCACTGGGTGTGCTTATTATCTTCAATATTTTCGTGTGGTTTAGTGGACGTGATCTGCTGATCACCTTACTTAAACGTGAGTATAAAAGTATGGAGATCTATCCTGTTTTCATGGGAGTGTATCTACTCGGAATCATCACCGCTTTTCTAGGGGTACAGCTGCAATTAAGCGATGCGGGATTAATATTTAGTCTTGTGTATCTGTTGATAGCAGTTCTGTTCATCATGTACGGCTTCCGCAAAAGATATGTGTATATCCGGCGCTTCGGCCTTGGATTAACGCTTCTGGCGACAGGTAAGCTGCTGCTATACGATTTGGGACTACTGAATACCGGAAGTAAAATTATCGCTTATGCCAGCTTTGGGATTTGCCTGCTGGGGATCTCCTATCTCTATCAAAAGGTGTCAAACAAAATGGAGGAGGGGCAGGCAGCGACGGAGAATGTGACTAAGGGGTAA
- a CDS encoding copper amine oxidase N-terminal domain-containing protein produces MNNILKTSTVLLTLSLALSTGAAYAAPTTTSAKNDAAQTTVSANQKTFAIEINGSALKETGFQTTNGKEPMVPLRSVTEALGFELTWNGQTKSVDLINGAVFTTVKAGEDRYSINKMNTTLGTAPQLVDSILYVPASFVSEIIHHNMTVKGDSIVITAANQEEHMTKTGVITAVNNDGKYQSVQIQGVGTDGIVLNVGEDTTIEMADGTKLALKDLHIGMTVKAEHSMIMTMSLPPQTPTYKITVLDEQKQNDLLGTAGTIEEVKKDDEGNISITVKGSGLNEQSQQEVVLRISKDTVLINTDGKAVNSSELVKGAKVIGFYSPMLTKSLPPIGTAAKVVVDSVQQ; encoded by the coding sequence ATGAACAACATTTTAAAAACAAGTACAGTTCTTTTAACTTTGTCCCTAGCACTATCAACAGGAGCAGCCTATGCCGCACCAACAACAACTTCTGCCAAAAATGATGCTGCTCAAACTACCGTTAGCGCTAACCAAAAAACATTTGCGATTGAAATCAACGGTTCCGCTCTGAAAGAAACAGGCTTCCAAACTACAAATGGCAAAGAGCCTATGGTGCCACTTCGTTCGGTTACTGAAGCACTTGGCTTTGAATTAACTTGGAATGGACAAACTAAATCCGTTGATCTTATCAATGGTGCTGTCTTCACTACAGTGAAAGCCGGAGAAGATCGCTATAGCATTAATAAAATGAATACTACGCTTGGAACTGCACCACAATTGGTTGACTCCATTTTGTACGTTCCAGCTTCCTTTGTAAGTGAAATCATCCACCACAACATGACAGTGAAGGGAGATTCCATCGTGATCACTGCTGCTAATCAGGAAGAGCATATGACCAAGACTGGCGTGATTACAGCTGTCAATAATGATGGCAAATACCAATCCGTTCAGATCCAGGGTGTAGGCACAGATGGCATCGTACTGAATGTAGGTGAAGATACGACTATCGAAATGGCAGACGGTACTAAGCTTGCTCTAAAAGATCTTCATATCGGTATGACCGTAAAAGCAGAGCATTCCATGATCATGACCATGAGCCTGCCACCGCAAACTCCAACTTACAAGATCACTGTTCTAGATGAGCAGAAACAAAATGATCTTTTGGGTACTGCAGGTACCATTGAAGAAGTTAAAAAAGACGATGAAGGAAACATCAGCATCACCGTTAAAGGCAGTGGCCTGAACGAACAGTCACAACAAGAAGTAGTACTTCGCATTAGCAAAGATACCGTGCTAATTAATACCGATGGCAAAGCTGTAAATAGCAGCGAGCTTGTAAAAGGCGCAAAAGTTATAGGATTCTACAGCCCTATGCTGACTAAGAGCCTGCCACCAATCGGCACAGCTGCTAAAGTCGTAGTAGATTCCGTTCAACAATAA
- a CDS encoding CHASE3 domain-containing protein encodes MKKHRFTLQYKILSITIFIVICLLGFVMVMHDRINALQRESSFISHQDREITSLANQIEKNILDMETGQRGYIITGDDKYLEPYNLGKTQWKANYDELSVLTANDSMQLQRLMGIENNIQQWIKQSGDYVIELKKEGQEAEILRYFHSDDGKDQMDRIRSQISTYRETMNENTNDLIAGQADQNKLLLELLYIVWAIIAVTSVIASWIISHAIVSTIRKVTHTITGLDSADDTKRRVEITTNDEIRDLSVATNHLIDTQQERIWIQDHANDLLSRYQGITRVSQLGDIFLGKTAEVIDYPYGALYIRMQDHDRDMLNRTSTFAGNSDITDHGTFQIGEGLVGQCAKEARLIHIQDLPDEYINIQSGLGVSAPKFLILLPVCFSGEVVAVVEIASFSPLTEPQIKFLESISNAFGAAINSTISSMRIDQLLEQSQRLNEELQVYTEELQTQSEELQIQTESLHATNRKLEDKNLLAEQKSIEAEKARIELAQSAELLRQSSQYKSEFLANMSHELRTPLNGILLLSEFLMENQSGSLSEEDIEFSQAIHSSGQDLLALINDILDLSKVEAGKLNIEVEAINLTEIPEAMLQSFSHLSRKKEIPLHIQLGEDLPPLFYSDAQRVRQIIINLLSNAFKFTANGSVTLEIRLATTDELRSLAHLEPGLFIAFAIKDTGIGIPFEKQAIIFEAFQQANGNTERQYGGTGLGLSISRELATLLGGRITVESQEGIGSVFTVYLPMKLQDPSLEETAGIADLNHEEESSVALPAATSENISSDFTSLNHKHVLIVDDDERNLFALSNTLRKRGLQVTTAADGERGIHALEQSASIDIVLMDIMMPVMNGFEAIARIREMPAGNKIPIIALTAKAMKEDKAKILQAGATDYLSKPINLERLLALMQLILNSDS; translated from the coding sequence GTGAAAAAACATCGATTTACTTTGCAGTATAAAATACTATCTATAACAATTTTTATCGTGATCTGTCTATTAGGATTCGTGATGGTTATGCATGATAGAATCAATGCGCTGCAGCGGGAAAGTAGCTTTATTTCCCATCAGGACCGAGAGATAACTAGTTTGGCTAATCAGATCGAGAAGAACATTCTAGATATGGAAACGGGACAACGAGGTTATATTATCACCGGCGATGATAAGTATCTGGAGCCCTATAATTTGGGGAAAACTCAATGGAAGGCGAATTATGATGAGCTCTCCGTGCTTACTGCTAATGATTCCATGCAACTTCAGCGTCTGATGGGCATTGAAAATAATATTCAGCAGTGGATCAAGCAGTCCGGGGATTATGTGATAGAGTTGAAAAAAGAGGGACAGGAAGCTGAAATCTTACGATATTTCCATTCGGATGATGGCAAAGATCAAATGGACCGAATTCGTAGCCAGATCAGTACTTACCGCGAGACGATGAATGAGAATACTAATGATTTGATAGCTGGACAGGCAGATCAGAATAAATTGCTGCTGGAGCTCCTTTATATTGTTTGGGCGATTATTGCTGTTACCTCAGTGATCGCCTCGTGGATCATTTCACATGCCATCGTTAGTACGATTCGTAAGGTTACTCATACGATTACTGGATTAGATTCCGCTGATGATACGAAGAGAAGAGTGGAGATTACCACGAATGATGAAATCAGGGATCTCAGTGTCGCTACGAATCATCTGATAGACACGCAACAAGAGCGAATATGGATTCAGGATCATGCTAATGATTTGCTGTCAAGGTATCAGGGCATCACACGAGTCTCACAACTGGGCGATATCTTTTTAGGTAAAACTGCAGAAGTTATTGATTATCCATATGGTGCCTTATATATACGGATGCAAGATCATGATCGAGACATGTTAAATAGAACTTCTACTTTTGCTGGAAACAGCGACATAACAGATCATGGGACATTCCAAATTGGAGAAGGTTTGGTTGGTCAATGTGCTAAAGAGGCACGTTTGATTCACATACAGGATCTTCCAGATGAGTATATCAACATTCAGTCCGGGCTGGGCGTTTCCGCACCGAAATTCCTTATATTACTTCCAGTTTGTTTTTCGGGTGAGGTAGTTGCTGTGGTGGAAATTGCCTCCTTTTCTCCACTTACTGAGCCGCAGATTAAATTCTTGGAGTCTATTTCAAATGCATTTGGTGCTGCAATTAACAGTACCATCAGCAGTATGAGAATTGATCAACTTTTGGAGCAATCCCAACGCTTAAACGAAGAACTTCAAGTGTATACTGAAGAACTACAAACCCAGTCTGAGGAGCTGCAAATCCAGACAGAGTCGCTACATGCGACGAATAGAAAGCTGGAAGATAAGAATCTCTTAGCTGAACAAAAGTCAATTGAGGCTGAAAAAGCTCGAATAGAGCTTGCTCAATCTGCAGAATTATTGCGGCAAAGCTCGCAGTATAAATCGGAGTTCTTGGCGAATATGTCTCATGAACTCCGAACTCCGCTTAACGGCATATTGTTACTCTCCGAATTTCTCATGGAGAATCAGTCGGGGTCCTTAAGTGAGGAGGATATTGAATTCTCCCAAGCCATTCATTCTTCTGGGCAAGATCTGCTGGCGCTGATTAACGATATTTTGGATTTGTCCAAGGTTGAGGCAGGGAAGCTGAATATTGAAGTTGAAGCGATAAATCTAACGGAGATCCCGGAGGCAATGCTTCAGAGCTTCAGTCACCTGTCTCGAAAAAAAGAGATTCCTTTGCATATACAACTGGGGGAGGACTTACCTCCGCTATTTTATTCGGATGCTCAAAGGGTACGGCAAATTATTATAAATCTGCTGTCCAATGCGTTTAAGTTTACAGCTAATGGTTCAGTAACTCTTGAAATACGTTTGGCGACTACAGACGAACTACGGAGTTTGGCACATTTGGAACCAGGGTTATTTATTGCTTTCGCCATCAAAGATACTGGAATTGGGATTCCTTTTGAGAAGCAGGCTATTATTTTCGAAGCTTTTCAACAGGCGAATGGAAATACAGAACGTCAATACGGTGGAACTGGGCTTGGGTTATCCATATCCAGAGAACTGGCAACACTGCTCGGCGGTAGGATTACAGTGGAGAGTCAAGAAGGAATAGGTAGTGTCTTTACGGTGTATTTGCCAATGAAGCTTCAGGACCCTAGCCTTGAAGAAACCGCTGGGATAGCAGATCTTAATCATGAGGAAGAAAGTTCGGTTGCTCTTCCCGCAGCAACCAGTGAGAACATAAGCAGCGACTTCACCTCTTTAAATCATAAGCATGTTCTAATTGTGGATGATGATGAGCGGAATCTGTTCGCGTTATCTAACACGCTAAGGAAGCGTGGACTGCAAGTAACTACAGCTGCGGATGGAGAGAGAGGCATACATGCGCTGGAGCAATCTGCATCCATAGACATCGTTCTTATGGATATTATGATGCCGGTAATGAACGGATTTGAAGCTATCGCTCGAATCAGAGAAATGCCGGCAGGGAATAAAATTCCAATTATAGCGCTGACCGCGAAGGCGATGAAGGAAGATAAGGCGAAAATCTTACAAGCGGGTGCAACAGATTATCTTAGTAAGCCAATTAACTTAGAACGTTTATTAGCATTGATGCAATTAATCCTAAATAGTGATTCATAA
- a CDS encoding DNA alkylation repair protein yields the protein MTINEVMSKLEEMGTEQTKRTFIRHGAKEPLFGVRIGDMKKLVKDIKKDQGLARALYQTGNYDAMYLAGLTVDPKTLTKEVLQSWVVTAYCSGIAEYTVASVAAESPYALELAREWISSSDEMVATCGWSTYGNYISVTPDDLLDIAEIRKLLQQIQSTIHQERNRVRYTMNMFVIIAASSVTELHDEATQIAASIGKVQVQMGQTACKVPLAVDYIAKVEQAGKLGVKKKTCIC from the coding sequence CTGACAATTAATGAAGTGATGAGTAAGCTTGAGGAAATGGGTACAGAGCAGACGAAGCGTACCTTCATACGACATGGTGCTAAGGAGCCTTTATTTGGAGTAAGGATAGGGGACATGAAGAAGCTGGTAAAGGATATCAAGAAAGACCAAGGTCTAGCTCGCGCTTTGTATCAGACGGGGAATTATGATGCGATGTATTTGGCAGGGCTTACAGTTGACCCCAAGACGCTTACGAAGGAAGTGCTTCAAAGCTGGGTAGTGACAGCTTACTGCTCTGGAATAGCGGAATATACGGTAGCGTCTGTCGCTGCAGAGAGCCCTTACGCACTAGAACTTGCAAGAGAATGGATTTCTTCATCGGATGAAATGGTGGCCACCTGTGGCTGGAGTACTTATGGGAATTACATTTCAGTTACGCCGGATGATCTGCTAGACATCGCTGAGATCAGAAAGCTGCTACAGCAAATACAATCTACCATTCATCAGGAACGGAATCGAGTTCGTTACACGATGAATATGTTTGTAATTATCGCCGCCAGCAGCGTAACCGAACTGCATGATGAGGCAACGCAGATTGCTGCAAGCATTGGAAAGGTTCAGGTACAAATGGGACAAACCGCATGTAAAGTACCGCTGGCAGTAGATTATATTGCCAAGGTTGAGCAGGCAGGAAAGCTTGGTGTGAAGAAGAAGACCTGTATTTGTTAA
- a CDS encoding sensor domain-containing diguanylate cyclase produces MPWIQGYPYYLLMGSVLSFYMGISSYRHRKSAGRRYLWILMLLVSLIFIATAGEIMSSSFQVKLWWKNMQQAPLFLSALFTYAVVKEYVSPSAERLPVKLAIFSIPIALDVLLIFTDTYHHLMRSEVGMATVAGVSGITVKPTLLSMAFIAYDQLFGLYAVCLLAVSLMNRPRAFLRRAFLLFAGLLVPVVSVFLLPLLKITLTGFTAFTYLPAIIAAYLCLFIDSKSTIYPLTKIKILEHMKDGVVLTDRNDSIIGINEAATSILFEITGISNETWMGKNIDLFMRHHKDIGAHYSQRTEGQFEIVCTGIREVCYGVSLIATEHQATENKGMLIVFSDHSEKKQYERELVYQATVDDLTGLYNRRHFMQMVQNQTIPDGLGLALLLFDIDDFKLINDTYGHLAGDQALVDFSNKILQVYQNKGIAGRVGGEEFAVCFFAEDKRAALMEAEDFRTTMSDYKIILNEHDSIQLTASIGISFTERREVTFEDLYREADEALYRSKNSGKNRVTLGREPILREAMKG; encoded by the coding sequence ATGCCGTGGATTCAAGGATATCCGTATTACTTATTAATGGGCAGTGTTCTAAGCTTTTACATGGGCATCAGCTCCTATCGACATCGAAAGTCGGCAGGAAGACGCTATTTATGGATCTTAATGCTGCTGGTCAGCCTCATATTTATTGCAACGGCGGGAGAGATCATGTCATCCTCTTTTCAGGTTAAGCTGTGGTGGAAGAATATGCAGCAGGCTCCGCTTTTTTTAAGTGCGTTATTTACTTATGCTGTCGTTAAAGAATATGTGTCTCCTTCCGCGGAACGCCTACCTGTAAAACTTGCTATTTTCTCGATTCCAATTGCTTTGGACGTACTGCTTATTTTTACGGATACCTATCATCATCTAATGCGTAGTGAAGTGGGCATGGCCACTGTTGCGGGTGTTAGTGGAATTACTGTAAAGCCTACGCTTCTTAGCATGGCTTTTATTGCTTATGATCAGCTATTTGGTCTATATGCGGTCTGCTTGCTAGCTGTTTCCTTAATGAATAGACCGAGAGCTTTTTTGCGACGTGCGTTCTTACTATTTGCCGGGCTACTTGTTCCGGTCGTTTCTGTTTTTTTACTTCCCTTGTTGAAGATCACGCTTACAGGCTTTACGGCCTTCACTTATCTACCCGCAATTATAGCGGCTTATTTGTGTTTATTCATTGACTCCAAATCTACGATCTATCCTTTAACTAAAATTAAAATCCTGGAGCATATGAAAGACGGCGTAGTTTTGACAGACCGGAATGATAGTATCATTGGTATAAATGAGGCTGCAACCTCCATTTTGTTTGAGATTACCGGGATATCGAATGAGACCTGGATGGGGAAAAATATTGATCTTTTTATGAGGCATCACAAGGACATTGGCGCTCATTATAGTCAAAGGACCGAAGGACAGTTTGAGATTGTATGTACTGGAATAAGAGAGGTTTGTTATGGGGTTTCCTTGATAGCGACTGAACATCAGGCAACAGAGAACAAGGGGATGCTAATTGTTTTTAGTGACCATAGTGAAAAGAAGCAGTATGAACGTGAATTGGTCTATCAAGCAACGGTAGATGATTTGACAGGACTTTATAATCGCAGGCACTTTATGCAAATGGTGCAAAATCAAACGATTCCGGACGGGCTAGGACTGGCGCTGTTGTTATTTGATATCGATGATTTTAAGTTAATTAATGATACCTATGGTCATTTAGCAGGAGATCAGGCATTAGTTGATTTCTCGAATAAAATACTTCAGGTGTACCAAAACAAAGGCATTGCCGGAAGAGTCGGGGGCGAGGAGTTTGCTGTATGCTTTTTTGCTGAGGATAAACGTGCAGCCTTGATGGAAGCAGAGGATTTTCGCACTACGATGAGTGATTATAAAATAATTTTGAACGAACACGATAGCATTCAGCTTACCGCTAGCATCGGAATTTCTTTTACAGAGCGCAGAGAGGTGACTTTCGAAGATTTATATCGGGAAGCGGATGAAGCGTTATATCGTTCCAAGAATTCGGGCAAGAATAGAGTAACGCTGGGTCGTGAGCCCATTTTAAGAGAAGCGATGAAGGGATAA